The Alkalibacter rhizosphaerae genomic sequence TTCCTCCATCGAAGCCATTCTCCACAAGGATGAAGCTTTGGTTGAAAAAGTCTTTCGGCGGGAGAAATTGATCAATGACTTTGCAAAGGAGATCACCCAGTTTTTGGTTTTGCTATCCAACGAACAAACAGCAGATCTTCGTCAAGGTAGAGTTATGGATCTGTTCAGCTGTGTTCACGACATCGAAAGGATCGGCGACCATGCAGAAAATCTGGCGGAATTGGCCCAGTATCGGATCGACAACAAAGTCAGTTTCAGCGATTTGGCGGTAGATGATCTAAAAATCATGATGGATCTGGTAGAAAAGGTTTGTTATGACGTCATTGAAGGATTTGAACAGGAAGATTCCAAAGCGGCTCTCAGCACTATCAAGATCGAAGACGAGATCGACGCCATGGAAGAGAAACTTCGAACCAGTCACATTGCCAGACTTAATGAAGGGGTATGCAATGCACCATCCGGGATCATTTTTCTGGATGTCATCAGCAATCTTGAAAGAGTCGGCGATCATGCAACCAACATCGCAGAATATATTCTTAATTGATTGTGGAAAGAAGGGAGAAACTCATGGATTACGATATGATCATCATCGGAGGAGGCCCGGCCGGATTGAGTGCAGGTCTGTACGCATCTCGGGCAAACTTAAAGAATCTGGTGTTGGAGAAAGCGGAAGCCGGCGGTCAGATCGCCACTACAAGCGAAGTGGATAATTATCCTGGTTCTCCTAAGGACGCTACCGGTCCAGTACTTTCTCAACGGATGAAAGACCAATGCGAAGCCTTCGGCACCGAGTTTCGAAAAGAAGAGTGTAAAGAGATCGTAAAAGAAGGGGACTACTTTAAGATAGTAACCAATAAGGAAACCTACAAAACCAAGACCGTTATCGCAGCCATGGGTGCCAATCCCAGAGAGATCGGATGCAAAGGTGAAAATGAGTTTCGCGGAATGGGAGTGTCCTATTGTGCCACTTGCGACGGTTTCTTTTTTCGGGATCTGGATGTAGCGGTGGTAGGTGGAGGAGATTCCGCATTGGAAGAAGGAATTTTTCTTACCAAATTTGCCAAGAAAGTGTACATCATCCATCGACGAGATGAGCTCCGAGCCGTACCGTCCATTCAGGACAAGGCAAAAGCCAATCCGAAAATAGAGTTCATTTTGGATTCGGTGGTGGAAGAAATCAAAGGAGACGGACTGGTGCAATCCGTACGGATCAAAAACGTTAAATCCGGAGAAGAATCCGATTTGCCGGTAGATGGAGTTTTTGTATTTGTCGGATACTATCCCAGCACGGAACTGATCAAGGACATGGCGACCTTGGATGAATCCGGATACGTCCTGGCCGGGGAAGACATGAAAACGAATGTACCCGGTTTGTTTGTTGCCGGAGACATTCGCAAAAAAGTGGTGAAACAGGTCATCACCGCCGCAGCGGATGGTGCCATTGCAGCAGTCCTGGGTGAAAAGTATATATCGGAACATTTTGAATAATCAAACGCTCGTCAACATTCCATATTGAGAATGTGGGATGGGCGTTTTCCATGTGAGTTGTCGAATTGAACAAAAGGAGGATATGACCGTGCGTTTGGAAGTGGGAACAACGATCAACCAGCAGCAAAAGCAACAACTAAGCGCCAATGTGATCCATTCCATTCGTCTGCTGACTTACAATACGCTGGAATTGTCCAAGTATTTGGAAGAACAACTCCTGGACAATCCCATGTTGGAAATGGTGGAGGAAAGGCAAGAAGAAGAGCGCGAAGACGAGATCAACTGGGTGGAATTCATTAAAAACACGTATTCTTATGATGAAACCACTTTTCTACCGGGGAAAGATCCATTGGATGTATCGGTACAACCTCAAACGTTGAAGGATGTACTCTTGGAACAGCTTCATTATCAAAAGCTCACCGAGGTGGAAATCTTTATCGGAGAATGGCTTATCGACTATGTGGATGACAGCGGTTATCTGACCATCGAGGTGGAAGAAGTGGCGTCTTTCATGCAGGTGCCCGTTACTTTGGTGGAGCAAATGGTGGAAAGGATCCAGTCGTTCGAGCCAAGTGGAGTGGGAGCAGGCAATCTGGGAGAGTGCCTGTCCATTCAGTTAATAGCCAAAGGGATCAAGGATCCGAAGATCCACCGTTTAGTTTTGCATCATCTAGAGGATTTGGCCCATCGCCGTCGAAAAATCTTGGAGGACACCCTTAACATATCGAATGAACAGTTGGAGAAATATCTTGCGATCATCCAAGGATTGGAACCCAGACCCGGTCAGGCCTATTCCAGTTCCGAACCTGTCTATATATTGCCGGATCTATTTGTCGGAGAGATCCATGGGAAGGTGTTGGTACGACATAACAAGTATCAATTTTCTAAACTGGTGATCAGTCCATATTATTTGGGATTGTTGAAAAAAAGTTCCGATGAAAGAGCTCTTCAATTCATTAAAGAACGGTTGGAGTCTGCCAAGCTGCTGGTCAACAGCCTGGAAAAGAGAGAGGAAACCGTTTTGTCGGTGACAGAAGCCATCTTTAAGCGGCAGATCATGTTTTTGAAAGAAGGGGACACAGGATTGGTGCCGCTGACCATGAAAGAGATCGCCGATGAAGTGGATGTCCATGAATCCACGGTCAGCAGGGTAGTGAAAAACAAATATGTGTTGTGTGAAAGAGGCGTGTATCCTTTGAAGCATTTTTTTCCTTCCCGGCTGGACAGCCGCAGCGGAGACGGGATCTCGTCCGGGCAAGTAAAGGAAATAATTCGAGAATGGATTCAAAACGAAAACAAGGAAAAACCCTACAGCGATCAAAAACTGACAAACATGCTGCAAGACCAGGGTTTTGATGTTTCCAGGCGCACAGTGATGAAATACAGGGAACAGCTGGGGTTTCTTTCCAGCAGAGAACGCAAAACAGGATTGTAAAAACGGTTGCGTTTCTCATAAAAACGGTATATAATTATATTATGTCCCGGCGGGACAAAAACATCCCATCTAGTGGATGGGTGGAGGAATACTGGTGGAACAAAATCGATTCATGGATGTCCAAAAAAAAATAATGCCGGAGATCCTTTCCCTGATGGATCTGCGCTACGGCATACTCATGATGGTGAAGGACAAACAACCGGTAGGCAGAAGACAATTGGCCGGATTATTGGATGTCAGCGAACGGACCGTTCGAAATGAGATCGAATTTTTATTGAAAGAAGATTTTGTAGCGGTCGGGCGCCAAGGGATCGAATTGACGGCCAACGGCATGGAAATATTGTCCGGTCTGCGGGAAATCATCTATGCCTATAAAAATTTTGACTGGCTGTCTGAAGAATTGAAAGATAAATTGGGTATAAGTAGTGTATTCATCATACCGGGTGACAGCCAAACCAATGATTCCGTCATGGATTTTATGGGGAAACGTACCGCCACCTACGTTTTGGGCATTCTCAAAAACCGATCGGTCATCGGGGTCACGGGCGGCCACTCCGTGGCTGCAGTTGCTGAAAATATGCCCCAAGGTCATTATCCCAAAGTAACAGTGATCCCTGCCAGAGGCGGCATGGGGAAAAGCCACGGAACCCAGGCCAACAGCATAGCCGCACGGTTGGCTGGAAGACTGGGGGCCCAAAAGGAACTGATGTACATTCCGGACAATGTAGATCAAAAGATCCTGGAAGCGTTGAAGACCGATGTTCAGGTCAAGGCCGTTTTTGAGAAGCTGCAGGAAATGGATATCCTGGTTTTTGGGATCGGTCGGGCCGATGTCATGGCCAAGACGAGAAACATGTCGCAAGATCGGATCAAGGAATTGATGTCTCAAGGAGCATGTGCAGAAGCCTTCGGGTATTATTTCAATATCCGGGGAGAAATGGTGTATCCATCCAGCAGCGTGGGTATTACCCTGGAGCAATACAGATCCGTGGATCACGTCGTGGCCGTAGCAGGTGGTGCTGATAAAAAGGAAGCCATCATGGCAACAGCCCTTGTTCGTCCCGACATGGTACTGGTCACCGATGAAAGCGCCGCAAGGGCCATCATCGAACAATAGCGTCCATTATTAAAAAAAATATAAAAGTGCCGTTAAACGGTACGGTAACGAAAGAGGAGGAAATGTTTATGGCAGTACAAGTAGCAATCAACGGATTTGGAAGGATCGGCAGGTTGGCGTTTCGATTGATGTTTGGGGATTCGGATTTTGATATCGTCGCGATCAACGACTTGACCGATGCAAAATCTTTGGCTTATTTGCTGAAATATGACACATCCCAAGGAAAATACAAGGAAGATGCCATCACCGCAGGTGACGGATTCATTACAGTGGATGGAAAAGAGATCAAAATCTATGCCCAAAGAGATCCGGAAGAACTTCCCTGGGAAGAACTGGGCGTGGATGTCGTTATTGAATCCACCGGATTTTTCACCACGAAAGAATTGGCAGAAAAACACATACGGGCAGGAGCAAAAAAAGTATTGATCAGTGCGCCTGCTAAAGGTGACTTGAAAACCGTTGTATATAATGTAAACCATGAAGTACTGGACGGATCCGAGACCGTCGTCAGTGGCGCTTCCTGCACCACCAACTGTCTTGCACCGGTTGCAAAAGTTCTTCATGACAATTTCGGACTGGAAAGCGGTCTGATGACCACGATCCATGCATACACCAATGACCAGGCAACCCTGGATGGTCCCCACAAGGATCCTCGAAGAGGCCGAGCCGCTGCAGCCAACATTGTGCCGACAAGTACAGGAGCCGCCGCAGCCGTTGGTTTGGTTTTGCCGGAATTGAACGGCAAGCTGGATGGCGGAGCCATGCGTGTACCAGTGACAACCGGTTCCCTGGTGGATCTGACGGTCAAACTTTCCAAAAAAACCACAGCAGAAGAAATCAACGCAGCCATGAAAGCGGCAGCCAACGAAACGCTGGGTGTGACGGATGAACCTCTTGTATCTTCCGACATCATCGGCATTCGATTTGGATCCCTCTTCGATCTGAGCCAGACGAAAGTCATGGAAGCAGATGGAGAGCAAATGGTGAAAGTGGTTTCCTGGTACGACAACGAAATGAGCTACACTTCCCAGTTGGTGCGATTGGCAAAATACGTAGTAGACATGATCAAATAATTCGATACACTGAAAGGGAAGGGGCGACCCTTTCCTTTTTTCAACGAGTATGAAAGGAGCTTACCCATGACAAAAAAAAGCATAAGAGACATAGATTTAAAAGGGAAAAAGGTGTTGGTGCGAGTAGATTTCAATGTGCCGTTGGATGGGGATCGGATCACTGATGATACTCGGATCCGGGCATCCCTGCCGACGATCCGGCATATTTTGGACCATGGAGGAAAAATCATCCTCATGTCCCATCTTGGTCGACCGAAAGGATCTCCGGATCCAAAGTATTCCCTGGCACCGGTAGCAAAAGAGTTGTCGGAGCTGCTGGGGCGTGCCGTGCTGTTTGCCGACGATGACAAAGTCGTTGGAGAATCGACGCGTAATGCGGTAGATTCCATGAAGGAGGGAGATGTGGTACTTCTTCAGAATACTCGGTTTAGAAAAGAAGAAACGGACAACGATCCGGCCTTCTCCAAGGAGCTGGCTTCCTTGGCGGATGTTTTTGTCAATGACGCCTTCGGCGCCGTACATCGAGCCCATGCATCCACAGTAGGTGTAGCAACCTACATTCCGGCTGTCTGCGGCTTGCTTATCGAAAAAGAACTGGAATTTTTGGGAGGTGCACTGGATGCGCCAAAACGTCCTTTCACCGCTATTCTGGGTGGCGCGAAAGTCAGCGACAAGATCGGCGTCATCAATAACCTAATGGAGAAGGTGGACAACCTGATCATTGGCGGAGGAATGGCCTACACATTTTTGAAAGCAAAAGGGTATGAAGTTGGGACTTCTCTTTTGGAAGAAGACAAGATTGATCTGGCAAAAGAATTGATGGAAAAGGCGAAAGATAAAAACATCGACCTGTTGCTTCCCGTGGATGTGGTTGTGGCAGAAAAATTTGCAGCAGATGCACCCCATACGATCGTGAAAGCCGATGTCATGCCAGCCGATCAAATGGGTTTGGACATCGGACCGGAAACGTCGGACTTGTTTGCAAAAACCATCGGAGAAAGCCAGCTGGTCATTTGGAACGGACCCATGGGCGTTTTTGAATTTGAAGCATTTGCAAAGGGGACCATCGCCGTAGCCAAGGCCATGGCACAGTCGGAAGGGGTGACCATCGTCGGCGGAGGAGACAGTGCTTCTGCCGCCGTAAACCTTGGATTTGCAGATCAAATGACACATATTTCCACGGGAGGCGGAGCTTCTCTGACGTTTTTGGAAGGAAAAGCATTGCCCGGCATCGATATTTTGGAAGATAAATAAGGAGGGGTCTCATTGAGAAAACCGATCATCGCTGGAAATTGGAAAATGAATAAGACGGCAACAGAAGCGGTAGCCC encodes the following:
- the trxB gene encoding thioredoxin-disulfide reductase, producing the protein MDYDMIIIGGGPAGLSAGLYASRANLKNLVLEKAEAGGQIATTSEVDNYPGSPKDATGPVLSQRMKDQCEAFGTEFRKEECKEIVKEGDYFKIVTNKETYKTKTVIAAMGANPREIGCKGENEFRGMGVSYCATCDGFFFRDLDVAVVGGGDSALEEGIFLTKFAKKVYIIHRRDELRAVPSIQDKAKANPKIEFILDSVVEEIKGDGLVQSVRIKNVKSGEESDLPVDGVFVFVGYYPSTELIKDMATLDESGYVLAGEDMKTNVPGLFVAGDIRKKVVKQVITAAADGAIAAVLGEKYISEHFE
- the rpoN gene encoding RNA polymerase factor sigma-54 — encoded protein: MRLEVGTTINQQQKQQLSANVIHSIRLLTYNTLELSKYLEEQLLDNPMLEMVEERQEEEREDEINWVEFIKNTYSYDETTFLPGKDPLDVSVQPQTLKDVLLEQLHYQKLTEVEIFIGEWLIDYVDDSGYLTIEVEEVASFMQVPVTLVEQMVERIQSFEPSGVGAGNLGECLSIQLIAKGIKDPKIHRLVLHHLEDLAHRRRKILEDTLNISNEQLEKYLAIIQGLEPRPGQAYSSSEPVYILPDLFVGEIHGKVLVRHNKYQFSKLVISPYYLGLLKKSSDERALQFIKERLESAKLLVNSLEKREETVLSVTEAIFKRQIMFLKEGDTGLVPLTMKEIADEVDVHESTVSRVVKNKYVLCERGVYPLKHFFPSRLDSRSGDGISSGQVKEIIREWIQNENKEKPYSDQKLTNMLQDQGFDVSRRTVMKYREQLGFLSSRERKTGL
- a CDS encoding sugar-binding transcriptional regulator, with the protein product MEQNRFMDVQKKIMPEILSLMDLRYGILMMVKDKQPVGRRQLAGLLDVSERTVRNEIEFLLKEDFVAVGRQGIELTANGMEILSGLREIIYAYKNFDWLSEELKDKLGISSVFIIPGDSQTNDSVMDFMGKRTATYVLGILKNRSVIGVTGGHSVAAVAENMPQGHYPKVTVIPARGGMGKSHGTQANSIAARLAGRLGAQKELMYIPDNVDQKILEALKTDVQVKAVFEKLQEMDILVFGIGRADVMAKTRNMSQDRIKELMSQGACAEAFGYYFNIRGEMVYPSSSVGITLEQYRSVDHVVAVAGGADKKEAIMATALVRPDMVLVTDESAARAIIEQ
- the gap gene encoding type I glyceraldehyde-3-phosphate dehydrogenase, which encodes MAVQVAINGFGRIGRLAFRLMFGDSDFDIVAINDLTDAKSLAYLLKYDTSQGKYKEDAITAGDGFITVDGKEIKIYAQRDPEELPWEELGVDVVIESTGFFTTKELAEKHIRAGAKKVLISAPAKGDLKTVVYNVNHEVLDGSETVVSGASCTTNCLAPVAKVLHDNFGLESGLMTTIHAYTNDQATLDGPHKDPRRGRAAAANIVPTSTGAAAAVGLVLPELNGKLDGGAMRVPVTTGSLVDLTVKLSKKTTAEEINAAMKAAANETLGVTDEPLVSSDIIGIRFGSLFDLSQTKVMEADGEQMVKVVSWYDNEMSYTSQLVRLAKYVVDMIK
- a CDS encoding phosphoglycerate kinase, with amino-acid sequence MTKKSIRDIDLKGKKVLVRVDFNVPLDGDRITDDTRIRASLPTIRHILDHGGKIILMSHLGRPKGSPDPKYSLAPVAKELSELLGRAVLFADDDKVVGESTRNAVDSMKEGDVVLLQNTRFRKEETDNDPAFSKELASLADVFVNDAFGAVHRAHASTVGVATYIPAVCGLLIEKELEFLGGALDAPKRPFTAILGGAKVSDKIGVINNLMEKVDNLIIGGGMAYTFLKAKGYEVGTSLLEEDKIDLAKELMEKAKDKNIDLLLPVDVVVAEKFAADAPHTIVKADVMPADQMGLDIGPETSDLFAKTIGESQLVIWNGPMGVFEFEAFAKGTIAVAKAMAQSEGVTIVGGGDSASAAVNLGFADQMTHISTGGGASLTFLEGKALPGIDILEDK